The Branchiostoma lanceolatum isolate klBraLanc5 chromosome 1, klBraLanc5.hap2, whole genome shotgun sequence genomic sequence caagtcatgtattttctacttggaacttgaggcaAGTCACAATGGAAAAATGTGGAGAACATTGGGCAAAACCTCCTCACTTTATTAATAAGTATAACTTCTTTCAGCTGATCAGAAAAGAACACATCAGAACCTTTGAAAAAAAGCAGACAGTAGAAACCTACATGCATTTGCTAGTAGAGAATGTAATGAATTTTATAAAGCACTTCACTCATCAAAATCCCTCAACATACACTCAAAAAGTTTTCTCTAAAAACAGCCAGCTCCAACTCCAAGTGTTATGCATTGGCCCCTTTCAGtctgagaaaatggaatgttccattCCTTGAGCAGCATATTTCAAGCTGCACATTCGATGAAAGTAGAAATTGTATTTGACTTCAAAAACCACAtctgaaggaaagaaaataaacatgagcCTTTAAATTTGCAGCTAAATATTAATGCCGTCTATTACGCAGTTTTCCAAAAGATCGATACTTTTTTTTTATGCTGAAGATATCAATTTTAAAGCCCGTAATCTACGGTGGAATGTGAGGCTACTTtctgtccaaacaaacaaaatggcggtcttTCTAGCAGAGCCCAGAGAGCACATGTACAGCCATCCTCGtggtttttgtcgggttttcacTGGTTTTCAGACCAAACAACCATCATCAAAGGCTAAACAACATCATACATGGTATTTCTATGGCTAATATTGCTAAAAGGAACCAGCTATTTTGACTGGATTGCCGattttgttgcaaaataagAACCGAAAATTTCGTCGGTGGCCACCAAATATATTTTTCGGTCAGCAAATATTCGTCTTTTCTTAGCTGTTTTGGGACTAAAAACACACACCAAATGTGAAACAAAACCCcatataatattttcaaatgtggTAGTGCTATAGTTAACCAAGTATTGTTCTGTTGCTTTGCCGATTTTGAGAGGAGAAAGTGGCCGGTCATATGGCGGTTAGGTGATAATTTTTCACAGtctgctgtttttatttttattttgattcagCAAAAAAACGAAGCGgcgaatccgttaaccaagaaaataaattggtgtggcctaatgaaggCACACTTTTTCCTTCTTTGCATGCTTGCATCAGATTCTGGTTGCCAAAAGATCCATAGTATCAAATCAGTATTGGACAGAGCCGCATGGAGGAGTGGTGTAAAGACttgccgactgctgcccacccgtgtcagggaccccagcagcagtataatcgaaacactggatactactactacttctactaatCAACAAGCACTGTCTTCCTTCACAGCCTACAAAGATTGACCAGGACACCATTGACCATTTGGAGAGACTGGCCCTAGTAAACTTTGCCAATAAGGAAGGCATCGCAAGACTGGAAGCAGCAATACGGTTTGCTGACCAAATGTTCCTGGTCGACACAACTGGTGTGGAACCTATGGACTCAGTCTTGGAGGACAggtatgatgtacaaaatgacaaacaagTTTGTAGACGTTCCAACAAGCAATTTTTCAATCCATCTAAGAAAAGGACAAGGTACAACTACAAGTATGTATGTCtgcaaatactttcatcagGATGGTGCATGACTGAATAACGaagttctttatttacaaccaaGGAAGTGACAGCCAAAGTTTCAATGACCGTCTAAAGATGACAGATAGTCACGGAAACGTTGGCTGTAGTCTTTTCTTCGGTTGAGTAAAGACCTTTGTTTTCCACACTACTCTTTAAGCCAGTTCATGATTCAAACTGTGCAACATTCTCAGCAAGATGCATCAAGGATATGTCacaggtgaaggcccctaacttgtaaacaataCAAGTTTAAATACCTGtccagtaggggtggataccggtttgctggacctgattcggacctatataacatccaagaactgagtccaaaaaacctgaaagccaaaaacctgagtccaaaataACCTGttaaagtacaaatatatttttctattttgtttgatgaaaagtgttttgagtctccctatgAGAAGAAAAAGCATATACAATTTAAGATAAGTGCAACATTGAATACTGGTTTGCCttaagtcttctcaccaagaaacttttacagtcatgcatgtcagtcttaattcgcTATGCTTAATCATTCATTAGTCGgctgctatgcttaatattggtttaataaaacaaaacatgtcaactataGACAGGTTCAGgtttggacctgaacctaaatctctggacctaaacctcgACTTTAttaagctgaaccggtatccacccctactgtcCAGACATGATGTCTCAAAGGccctcaactttgacatattacccaccaTACATCTCGCTGCGTGTGCAGTTAAAAGCGTGAACCGGCTTATACTGTACTGCGGCATcatcaaatcattttttttccagagaaCTGTACTTACGAGATGACAAGGTCACAGAGGGGCACTGTAAGGATGATATACTGAGGAACGCTGGCAAGGTGGTGGAAGATTACTTTGTGGCACCTCCAGgtgagtactacatgtacttgtatttccaAATGAAAACTTCCTGGGTATTCAAGGCTTGCTGATTTGTACTATTTAATAATACCTCCACGAAAAATGGGAGTTTTTTATCTTCCGTTGcagggtttgtgtgtgtgtgtctgtcaacaGGATAACTTGAA encodes the following:
- the LOC136438945 gene encoding glutamyl-tRNA(Gln) amidotransferase subunit C, mitochondrial-like is translated as MNHLQWLYRAPLVGRAVLLAITRRFSSKVPSELTWEEVDKSKLPQPTKIDQDTIDHLERLALVNFANKEGIARLEAAIRFADQMFLVDTTGVEPMDSVLEDRELYLRDDKVTEGHCKDDILRNAGKVVEDYFVAPPGNIPLPKKEGYDR